The Archocentrus centrarchus isolate MPI-CPG fArcCen1 chromosome 12, fArcCen1, whole genome shotgun sequence genome includes a window with the following:
- the ptgdsa gene encoding neutrophil gelatinase-associated lipocalin produces MTMTVAMVMLCTMMVHANVKPQKDFNPQKFAGKWYRVGLAYDSPSFVPYRSQIKASVGIVTPLPNGNVNLTMWEATPFGCQSQKYQYERTSVPGQFTYFSTRHNMVKDITVVETNYTDYAVVLKHKVFNREYTQVALYGRALSVRPEVIQKFKAFTLSRGLPRESVVIPPPAENCAPSRSTR; encoded by the exons ATGACGATGACTGTCGCCATGGTGATGCTGTGCACAATGATGGTACATGCAAATGTGAAGCCGCAGAAAGATTTTAACCCGCAGAAG tttgcAGGGAAATGGTATCGCGTGGGGCTCGCCTATGACTCTCCGAGTTTTGTCCCCTACAGAAGCCAAATTAAGGCCTCAGTGGGCATCGTCACACCGCTGCCAAACGGCAATGTTAATCTCACAATGTGGGAGGCAac ACCTTTTGGCTGTCAGAGTCAAAAGTACCAGTATGAGAGGACCAGCGTACCTGGACAGTTCACCTACTTCAGCACAC GCCATAACATGGTGAAGGACATCACAGTGGTGGAAACAAACTACACTGACTATGCTGTGGTCCTTAAGCACAAGGTTTTCAACAGAGAATACACACAGGTGGCACTTTATG GTCGTGCTCTGAGCGTCAGGCCTGAGGTCATACAGAAGTTTAAAGCCTTTACTTTGTCTCGCGGCTTACCCAGAGAGTCTGTGGTGATTCCACCTCCAGCAG AGAATTGTGCACCATCAAGATCTACACGTTAG